In a single window of the Mustelus asterias unplaced genomic scaffold, sMusAst1.hap1.1 HAP1_SCAFFOLD_1398, whole genome shotgun sequence genome:
- the LOC144488238 gene encoding ras-related protein Rap-1b, whose amino-acid sequence MREYKLVVLGSGGVGKSALTVQFVQGIFVEKYDPTIEDSYRKQVEVDGQQCMLEILDTAGTEQFTAMRDLYMKNGQGFALVYSITAQSTFNDLQDLREQILRVKDTDDVPMILVGNKCDLEEERVVGKEQGQNLARQWCNCAFLESSAKSKINVNEIFYDLVRQINRKSPVYGRPQKTSKCQLL is encoded by the exons ATGCGCGAGTATAAGTTGGTGGTCCTCGGTTCAGGAGGAGTTGGAAAGTCAGCTTTG ACTGTACAATTTGTTCAAGGAATATTTGTTGAAAAGTATGATCCAACAATAGAGGACTCCTACAGAAAG CAAGTTGAAGTGGATGGACAACAATGTATGCTTGAAATCCTGGATACAGCTGGAACG GAACAATTTACAGCAATGAGGGATCTTTACATGAAGAATGGACAAGGTTTTGCATTAGTATATTCTATAACAGCACAGTCAACATTTAATGACTTACAGGATTTAAGAGAGCAAATTCTTCGAGTCAAAGATACGGATGAT GTGCCAATGATTTTGGTTGGTAATAAGTGTGACTTGGAGGAAGAACGAGTGGTTGGAAAAGAACAAGGACAGAATCTAGCAAGACAGTGGTGTAACTGTGCCTTTCTAGAATCCTCTGCAAAATCAAAGATTAACGTTAATGAG ATTTTCTACGATCTGGTCCGACAAATCAACAGAAAATCTCCAGTTTACGGAAGGCCTCAAAAAACCTCAAAATGCCAGCTGCTTTAA